The Limanda limanda chromosome 21, fLimLim1.1, whole genome shotgun sequence genome contains the following window.
CTAACTTCAGCAGCTTCTCAATGAACAGGAGGTTTGATAATACAACGTAAAGATTTGCTGGAGACCACTGCAGCTATCTTTAGCTTAGCATCATCAATACAGGGAAAGCATGTGGTCTGTGGAAAGGGAAGGGCTGCTTTGCATTCTGGAATTTGCTTCAACATTTGTATGTACATTTACTGCAGCTCTCAGGAACAAGAGtattatacatttaattaataaCAAAATTGTACTGGACTTACATCGCAAACATGAGACACTATAGAATAAGTGAGCTGTTGCATGTACACCGTTGTACAGACTTTTACTGCATTCTTTGTTTAATACtcagtattttaaaatgtttacttACCACATGGGGATATTTAGCTATTTTGGAAACCAGCTTGGCCCTTGTGATGTAGTATCTGCGAGGAAAGGAGACAGAAAATATTAAACGGGTGAAATCTTTCTTataaaatcacaaaaaacagaacaaactaCAGATGTTAAGGAGCAGCTCCATCTTTCTGACTGTAGCATGTACAACAAAAGGACAATAAGAATCTCTGTAAACCTTGATATCTGGTCGAGGTAAGATGCCGCCTCCCCCTCGACTGTCCGGAGCTCAGCTACCGTCTCCTCCTGGATCGACACACCGAAGTTGTTGCCGTCCTCTATCCTTGGGATGAGCAGCTGGACCCACATCTTGACCTGCAGGAGAAAAGGAAACTGAGGAATGCAACATCTAGAATGCCATCAGTCAAGTCTAAATGATTAGCAGCAAAAGAAGTTACAGCTTAAAACTAAAATCAATGTTTAACTACAGGtaagaataaaagtaaatattctGTGGAGTAAGTTCTGAATCAGCTCTTTGTTCTCCCCTTAAACTTGTGTGTGGTTTTTCCTTTGTTAAGTGAAAGTCTTCTTTAATATTACACACGTTTCAAGACGTTACTTACTGTGTTACATTTCTCTATCAGTGTCCTGATCTCCGGCTTGACCTTTTCAATGAGATCAACAAGGTTTGCGTTGCTCTTCATCATCCCACCAGGCATGACGAACACCTTGGTGCCAGTCactgggagacagagaggagagagcgaaGCCATTTTAAACATatgaggagcagagaagatTATTATAGACGGTTGATGTCAAATCTTCTATGAAGGTAAAAAGCTTTAACAGCTGCACACTCACCCATGTCATCCCCACCTCcatcctccagcttcctcttttTGGCATTTTGctgtaacacataaaaacacGTTTAGTCCCAGTTAACTCAGCTTACACTCTACACACAGTAACTACAGTTACCGTATTTGAGGATTGAATTAAACTTGAAAGATGGAGCCGCACCGCGTCTAGTCCGTCATGCAGGTTTGAGAGCAGGATGGGGTCCGGCACCGTCAGGTTTATATCCGAGTGGATCTCcttcagctcagtgatgttGATGATTGGATCCTATAGGACAACAAGGATGAGATATTTGGCTAAACCATTATTATGTATTCGGTTAAAACCAGTTCACAGATGCGAGACTCtacaatgtgttttttctggGTGAACACGTCACTGACCTTCAGGAAGTGATCGAGCTCCAGTAACTTCTTTGGGAAAAAAGCTGCCACTAGTTCCTCGGCCTGAAAGAGAAGCAAACGTGTAAATGAGAGATGCTgaaaaaccaaacagtttaagaAAAACTGTGTGTAATAATTATCGTTAAACACTTATTTTACAGGTGAGAAACTTACTTCTGAAGTGATACGTTCACGGAATGCATCGACCtgtaaacagagagaagaatcAAGATATCAGACCGACACGAACAATGGACAGATTAACCTTTACCCTTCAGAAATAAAGACCCTTCACAGAGGCAAAGAGCTGAAGAGACCCCTGACTATCACCACCTGCTCCGAAACAACACAAGTGTGATGTAGGTTGGGACTGCAATGAAAAACAGCCATGAACTTGTCAAATGTTTGTAAACATGAATTATGGGATATTAAGATGGCGACTTTCTGTTTATCAGTCAGAGGTCTGAGGAAAAGACTTGGACTTGAAACATCACAACAATTAAATTAAGATGATTTACACTATGATATGTTATACAGCtttgatgtaaataaaacagcaaaaaccTACAGAAGATATTCcatcaaaacataaaataaacattttgctgCTACTTTCATTTTAGTATATTTTTGTTGACTGATATCATTTGAGATTAACTACATTTTTGATCCATTTATTCTTTCATGTTTATGTTCTACATATTTTGTATACGTGTCATTTATATTCAAATTCACAGATATAAATTTGTATTGTGATCAGGTACAATAACATGTTAAGTTTCTCTCTCCAGGTATAAAAGGTGTAAACatatataaatcaataaaaccaGTAAAAGCGGCATGTAGGTAATTTTGACTGTAGATCCATGTGCAGGTTTAATAAGTATAGTTGTGAATATCTTCGTTAGACTCTCAGATTAcacttcatttatttaaaggCAGTATTTGAACTGTCAGTGGATGAATAGAACCCGGGGACCGTTAGAACCCAAGGTAACCTGACGCCGGTAGCACCGCAGCTAGCTTAGCGGCTAACGGCCCGCAGGCTCCACGCATGTGCTCCCCCCCGCACAACCCGCAGTTCCTCAGACACACGCGGGGCCGCAACGTGGACttgtctccccccctcccctactCCTCGTGGGGGGGTTCGCGTCACTGTGACACGGCTCCTGTGCGGGAGACGTGACCCATGATCCTGCGGGACATGCGGGACACGGGCCGGTTAGCCCCCGTTAGCATCGCACAGCATGCTACAACCGGGAGGCTAACGGAGCTAGCCGAGCAGAATGGAGCCCGGCTGCGGGGCGGTGCGTGGCGGTGCGTGGGGTGCGGGAGGAGGTCTCACCTTGGTTTTGATTGCACTGTCCACCTTGAGCAGTGAAGACATCTTTTGGGGTCGAGCGGGCGGACAGCGGGGGTCCCAACGGCATCAAACTCACACCTGTGTACGGGCAGCTCGCTGCTTGTCAGCCACACTTTGCGGTGCTTAGTGATGACGACATCGAGGCGCGACGTGATGCACCGCTTTCACGGCGCGTGTCCCGGAAACAGACGAAACTACCGTCAGGGataatcaaataaacaaatcaaataacgTAAAATAACATTGAATACAATAAAGCTgagttatataaaataaaagtaaattattctaattattaataattattattatataaataattatttaaacaaaatttgATATCCATAAAGCTAAATTCAAATATAGAAACCAACTTTTACAGAACTGATAATGTATATCAATCAATACATTTCCAAATTctcaaattgtaaaaaaaatagctACAGAAGCTTTtcaaaatttgtatttattgttcttactgtatatatagttGTCTTATGTCCGATTGTAGTTTTTATGTCcaatgcaccaaccacaccaaggcaattccctgtatgtgcaaatatacttggcaattaaaagaattctggtTCTGATTTAAATACTTTGACTTCCCTGTAACAAAtagcatatttgcaccagcaacATAATAAgcctatttgaatatttgcactactgcacaaactgaacattcatctgttaagatatatatttagatgtatatattttattttctattttaaatttttgatattctatttcattgttattctattttattattttttattaaattttatactatttatacttatgtttttgggttgaaattactgagcattgcttaaagagagtgtgtgacccaagcatttcattgacagtgactacttcatgttatctctgttcatctgacaaaaaaaatcttgaatcttgaatctattactcacattttataatttaatttgtattgcaTTATTTAacctattattattactttatgtACTTAATTTGTGCATAGTGTGGCTTGTTATTTGGTATTATTTGTAATGATTGCCAGTAGTTGCGCTAGGGGGCGGTACTGCGCCTTTAATCCTTCAATctgcgaagaagaagaagcggcGGCGACGTCACCGTATTTTGCTCCTCGACGCAGCTGACGATGTAAACAAGAGAAGACGGTCGAGGGCAGCGGGCATCGAACAGGCCACCGTCACCGCAGCGCATCGCCCGCCCGCCCCCCCGGGCCGCAGAACCATGGGACCCCCGGTCACCATCAAAGTCAACTTCCGGGGGAACGTGAAGAGATTCCTGGCGCAGGACCTGGACAAGCTGGAGTGGGAGTCCGTGGAAGCCTGGGTGAGATGCTAAcgtgctaacatgctaacgtgCTAGCAGACGCTGGCGCAGTTTGGCGACAGCAGGACCGCAGGAGGCCGGGGCCTCGACACGTCAACAGCCGAAGGACAGGCGCTGTCCTCCGGGGGACTGAGGACAGACACGACACGTCTTATCTCGGTCTAAAGCTCGCACACTGCGTCACATTATTacgtataaataaaaaaacaaccgCGATCTGTGCG
Protein-coding sequences here:
- the psme3 gene encoding proteasome activator complex subunit 3 — its product is MSSLLKVDSAIKTKVDAFRERITSEAEELVAAFFPKKLLELDHFLKDPIINITELKEIHSDINLTVPDPILLSNLHDGLDAQNAKKRKLEDGGGDDMVTGTKVFVMPGGMMKSNANLVDLIEKVKPEIRTLIEKCNTVKMWVQLLIPRIEDGNNFGVSIQEETVAELRTVEGEAASYLDQISRYYITRAKLVSKIAKYPHVEDYRRTVTEIDEKEYISLKIIVSELRNQYVTLHDMILKNIEKIKRPRSSNAEALY